The following coding sequences are from one Passer domesticus isolate bPasDom1 chromosome 11, bPasDom1.hap1, whole genome shotgun sequence window:
- the POLR2H gene encoding DNA-directed RNA polymerases I, II, and III subunit RPABC3 isoform X1, with protein sequence MAGILFEDIFDVKDIDPEGKKFDRVSRLHCESESFKMDLILDVNIQIYPVDLGDKFRLVIASTLYEDGTLDDGEYNPTDDRPSRADQFEYVMYGKVYRIEGDETSTEAATRLSAYVSYGGLLMRLQGDANNLHGFEVDSRVYLLMKKLAF encoded by the exons ATGGCCGGGATCCTCTTCGAGGACATCTTCGACGTGAAGGACATCGACCCAGAGGGCAAGAAGTTCGACCGCG tgtcgcGCCTGCACTGCGAGAGCGAGTCCTTCAAGATGGATCTCATCCTGGACGTGAACATCCAGATCTACCCCGTGGATCTCG GGGACAAATTCCGCCTGGTGATCGCCAGCACCTTGTACGAGGACGGCACCCTGGACGACGGCGAGTACAACCCCACGGATGACCGCCCGTCCAG GGCAGACCAGTTTGAGTACGTGATGTACGGCAAGGTGTACCGGATCGAGGGGGACGAGACCTCCACGGAGGCGGCCACGCGCCT CTCTGCCTACGTGTCCTACGGGGGGCTGCTCATGCGGCTGCAGGGCGACGCAAACAACCTGCACGGCTTTGAGGTGGACTCTCGTGTTTACCTGCTGATGAAGAAGTTGGCCTTCTAG
- the POLR2H gene encoding DNA-directed RNA polymerases I, II, and III subunit RPABC3 isoform X2, producing the protein MAGILFEDIFDVKDIDPEGKKFDRVSRLHCESESFKMDLILDVNIQIYPVDLALPTCPTGGCSCGCRATQTTCTALRWTLVFTC; encoded by the exons ATGGCCGGGATCCTCTTCGAGGACATCTTCGACGTGAAGGACATCGACCCAGAGGGCAAGAAGTTCGACCGCG tgtcgcGCCTGCACTGCGAGAGCGAGTCCTTCAAGATGGATCTCATCCTGGACGTGAACATCCAGATCTACCCCGTGGATCTCG CTCTGCCTACGTGTCCTACGGGGGGCTGCTCATGCGGCTGCAGGGCGACGCAAACAACCTGCACGGCTTTGAGGTGGACTCTCGTGTTTACCTGCTGA
- the THPO gene encoding thrombopoietin isoform X2 translates to MQGRSPQPSMELNRLLLLTSFLLHVKEDRASPVRLVCDNRLIQKYIVEAKDMEKRVGQCQALPALRCPAVLPLVDFTFQQWKSKSNETKRREILCDLALLVGAAAGAQGQVSDECGARQLSQLYRHANSFFLLLQTFSWEAGHWEPSCSPHSTEQTHISSIFLTYRQLVQGKLRFFFYDLAKVLCKQGQGDSRDPPCGAQ, encoded by the exons ATGCAGGGCCGAAGCCCCCAGCCGAGCATGGAGCTGAACA GACTGCTCCTCCTCACATCCTTCCTCCTGCACGTGAAAGAGGACCGTGCCAGCCCAGTGCGGCTGGTCTGTGACAACAGGCTTATCCAGAAGTACATCGTGGAGGCCAAGGACATGGAAAAGAGAGTG GGCCAGTGCCAGGCCCTGCCTGCACTCAggtgccctgcagtgctgcccttggtGGACTTCACCTTCCAGCAGTGGAAATCCAAATCg AACGAGACCAAGCGGCGGGAGATCCTGTGTGACCTGGCCCTGCTGGTGGGCGCTGCAGCAGGGGCCCAGGGCCAGGTGAGCGACGAGTGCGGGGCCAGGCAGCTGAGCCAGCTTTACCGACACGCCAACTCCttcttcctgctcctgcagaccTTCAGCTGGGAG GCAGGACACTGGGAGCCGAGCTGCTCCCCACACTCCACGGAGCAGACCCACATCTCCAGCATTTTCCTCACCTACCGGCAGCTGGTACAGGGCAAGCTGCGCTTCTTCTTCTACGACCTGGCCAAGGTCTTGTGCAAGCAaggacagggggacagcagAGACCCTCCATGTGGGGCCCAGTGA
- the THPO gene encoding thrombopoietin isoform X1, translating to MFPVGHCRLGFPEVHMTPGTALGRDPEGWPWSAQGVQPCFLAWSTARKPGRRGCAASWHTPLSRKPRLSPVSTGTPRWLAGEQHRALRSHSHPPCTPPRGHRDHQRAGHRTCRCRGSGLALPMEAGTVHKATPSPPGLLLLTSFLLHVKEDRASPVRLVCDNRLIQKYIVEAKDMEKRVGQCQALPALRCPAVLPLVDFTFQQWKSKSNETKRREILCDLALLVGAAAGAQGQVSDECGARQLSQLYRHANSFFLLLQTFSWEAGHWEPSCSPHSTEQTHISSIFLTYRQLVQGKLRFFFYDLAKVLCKQGQGDSRDPPCGAQ from the exons ATGTTCCCTGTGGGACACTGCAGGCTGGGATTCCCCGAAGTGCACATGACGCCTGGAACTGCTCTTGGCAGGGATCCGGAGGGCTGGCCCTGGTCTGCACAGGGAGTACAGCCCTGCTTCCTTGCCTGGAGCACGGCCAGAAAACCTGGCAGACGAGGTTGTGCGGCCTCTTGGCACACACCGCTGTCACGGAAACCCCGGCTCTCCCCCGTGAGCACCGGCACCCCTCGCTggctggctggagagcagcaccgGGCCCTCCGCAGCCACTCGCACCCACCCTGCACCCCCCCGCGGGGCCACCGAGACCACcaaagggctgggcacaggacTTGCCGCTGCaggggctctgggctggcactgcccatgGAGGCTGGCACGGTGCACAAGGCAACCCCATCTCCTCCAGGACTGCTCCTCCTCACATCCTTCCTCCTGCACGTGAAAGAGGACCGTGCCAGCCCAGTGCGGCTGGTCTGTGACAACAGGCTTATCCAGAAGTACATCGTGGAGGCCAAGGACATGGAAAAGAGAGTG GGCCAGTGCCAGGCCCTGCCTGCACTCAggtgccctgcagtgctgcccttggtGGACTTCACCTTCCAGCAGTGGAAATCCAAATCg AACGAGACCAAGCGGCGGGAGATCCTGTGTGACCTGGCCCTGCTGGTGGGCGCTGCAGCAGGGGCCCAGGGCCAGGTGAGCGACGAGTGCGGGGCCAGGCAGCTGAGCCAGCTTTACCGACACGCCAACTCCttcttcctgctcctgcagaccTTCAGCTGGGAG GCAGGACACTGGGAGCCGAGCTGCTCCCCACACTCCACGGAGCAGACCCACATCTCCAGCATTTTCCTCACCTACCGGCAGCTGGTACAGGGCAAGCTGCGCTTCTTCTTCTACGACCTGGCCAAGGTCTTGTGCAAGCAaggacagggggacagcagAGACCCTCCATGTGGGGCCCAGTGA